One segment of Carassius auratus strain Wakin chromosome 2, ASM336829v1, whole genome shotgun sequence DNA contains the following:
- the LOC113119839 gene encoding chromodomain-helicase-DNA-binding protein 8-like isoform X1: MSDHIMDLFDDTPLFNLDSLPEDAFSSDPVEEALKLALGQVDPPTDPSPDPGVSVLSDVTDPALISTPVAAPASIPLQTLQTQQPTQMSHEVSVAPASISIQPSLSVASNSSGAATVLLSSSLGVPVSGAQVTTQQLQTQQIAVTQQATGQSAPKIVIFKGPQGQTQVLQGVTGATGSPGKVTLARVLTGTPLRPGMVLNATSPGQGQVKMGTGVQRLVQTPNGPMKQVLLTSVPQTQSQVHTQPVQVQIPAQTQLQSPSQPAQVQAQVQVQPQTQVALQTQDQAPATTSPGASAAAGRPQGVTLSAVSQQGEPKRITLVLQQPSQGGGQAGTMTVGGTAAAGVGQQGQQHRLVLSSLPGKLVLQGGQLAALTQGKMGQTGAQPKVLTIQLQVQQQPNQQGAKFQLVSGGANASGSPQVVQISQGQGGQRLAVPLKLLLQPQSHTASSAGGAVSVVKVINTLAAGSASSTTTTAASSGVRLAKVQEPVRRVETLGKQEKANRIVAEAIARAKARGERNIPRVLNQDELPAGQTSADLDDVAGAGGAKKKGVGGGGGGGGSKKKSPSAGVGKVVAGGDKKSKAKTPGVVSGGGGSKSKSKTKLNTITLVGGKKRKRNGSSDHSDIDLSPPVSPRTLEEEMSQKRRSNRQVKRKKYTEDLDIKITDDEDEMDADVDVTTAPVSGAGYLQSMGAELRQELDGDGLQSMQFFVENPSEEDAAIVDKILLMRVTTKEVCPGQYTNVEEFFVKYKNYSYMHCEWASLEQLQRDKRIHQKLKRFKTKQAQMRNIFQEDEEPFNQDYVEVDRILDESHSVDKDNGEPVVYYLVKWCSLPYEDATWELKEDVDGAKVEEFRKIESRPARLKRTPRPAASAWKKIDESREYKNGNQLREYQLEGVNWLLFNWYNRQNCILADEMGLGKTIQSIALLSEMFAAGVQGPFLIIAPLSTITNWEREFCTWTDMNAIVYHGSLASRQMIQQYEMYCKDDKGHLIPGAYKFDALITTFEMILSDCPELREISWRCVVIDEAHRLKNRNCKLLDSLKMLDHEHKVLLTGTPLQNTVEELFSLLHFLEPAQFPSEIEFLREFGDLKTEEQVQKLQSILKPMMLRRLKEDVEKNLAPKQETIIEVELTDVQKKYYRAILERNFSFLSMGATQNSNVPNLLNTMMELRKCCNHPYLITGAEEKIVAELREVYDPMAPDFHLQALVRSAGKLVLLDKLLPRLKAGGHKVLIFSQMVRCLDILEDYLIHKRYLYERIDGRVRGNLRQAAIDRFSKPDSDRFVFLLCTRAGGLGINLTAADTCVIFDSDWNPQNDLQAQARCHRIGQSKAVKVYRLITRNSYEREMLDKASLKLGLDRAVLQSMSGNKDSSVNGIQQFSKKEIEDLLRKGAYAAIMDENDEGSRFCEEDIDQILQRRATTITIESEGKGSTFSKASFVASENRTDIALDDPEFWQKWATKAEIDMDSFNRKNTLVIDTPRIRKQTRQYSTLRGEGGDLSDLDSDDDYTAHNSRQSRASRRSDRHSGGGYGRTDCFRVEKHLLVYGWGRWRDILSHARCKRRLSERDVETICRVILVFCLIHYRGDENIKSFIWELITPPENGREPQALLNHSGLSIPVPRGRKGKRVKAQSSFDVQKVEWIRKYNPDSLLLDDSYRKHLKHQCNKVLLRVRMLYYLKQEVIGEHADSVLRGADARDIDIWLPEMEQQDVPSGWWDAEADRCLLIGVYKHGYEMYTTMRADPCLCFVERCGRPNEQDINAEQQAADRELGEGGDYDKYSEDPEFKPATRHTKELYEEGDSVNADGEICVEDRSAPVQVEGPSSGSSDLCYWPTSSSLTARLRRLITAYQRSYRREQLKMEAAEKGDRRRRRCEQATKLKEIARQERQQRWTRREECDFYRVVSTFGVERIKKEANASEGDKHHLDWNRFRSFARLDKKTDESLTRYFKCFMSMCRKVCHVRPAHGEESQDLSQSLAPITEERATRTLYRVTLLCRLRERVLPHPSLEERLSLAPPSSGLPSWWSIPQHDHELLLAAARHGIIRTELSIFSDPQYSFSQSRLDYLQNQQAQAALQIQTLNQSQDPTTIKEESLDDESRLLGVEALCPSDSPAMLLSHSEGKVGVQAAWGWKSKNNGPSERKGERERGEGQTDSDSDSDSGSSSSSRHSGSSDDSGDSDAERERSATLKMCDGDEENSILSFTPSQEGAALESLTDPLRVDWPKDRVLINRIENLCSLVLTGHWPSGRRYVSDIQLNATSEEHDLGDGLGYPRVARKSNSALSADTHEGQESEFTVKLLKEEGLKLTFSKQALMPNGEGSARKKKKDHELVDAEGVLHAPRRRDLPNWLKENPDYEVEGDMLELLVNQTKRKRRRKRVEKGAALTGSERVKVIDFRTGKKFGGIYGPLLQDLREHLEENPDHVVAPEWSETVRNSGFLPESLFHRLLSPHASVPKKNRHYLSTPSIQTEDPLLGGGEDETLVSDGAYMMDDEDLEDGSHLTSSHHFLTPAYNVKIEPSALDMDGGDSLSQGGYDSSDREAILDDVIMAPKNSDSSSSSED, from the exons ATGTCAGACCACATTATGGACCTCTTTGATGACACACCACTGTTCAATTTGGATTCCCTACCGGAGGATGCGTTCTCCTCAGACCCAGTCGAGGAGGCGCTGAAGTTGGCACTGGGCCAAGTGGACCCACCTACGGACCCTTCACCAGATCCTGGAGTCTCTGTGCTCAGTGATGTCACAGATCCAGCTCTAATCTCAACACCTGTTGCAGCTCCTGCCTCCATCCCTCTGCAGACCCTTCAAACACAGCAGCCCACCCAGATGTCCCATGAGGTTTCTGTTGCCCCGGCATCAATTTCTATTCAGCCCTCTCTCTCGGTGGCCAGTAATAGCAGTGGGGCGGCAACGGTCCTGCTGAGCTCTTCTCTTGGAGTACCTGTATCAGGGGCTCAAGTCACTACCCAGCAGCTGCAGACTCAGCAAATCGCTGTTACGCAACAGGCGACAGGGCAGTCTGCCCCAAAAATTGTCATTTTCAAAGGCCCTCAGGGTCAGACTCAAGTGCTACAGGGTGTCACAGGAGCCACAGGCTCTCCAGGGAAAGTCACCCTTGCTAGAGTTCTGACAGGGACCCCGCTTAGGCCAGGGATGGTATTAAATGCGACATCTCCTGGGCAGGGACAGGTTAAAATGGGCACAGGAGTCCAAAGGCTAGTTCAGACTCCAAATGGCCCGATGAAGCAGGTGTTACTGACCTCTGTGCCCCAGACTCAATCGCAGGTTCACACTCAGCCAGTCCAGGTGCAGATACCTGCGCAGACGCAGCTCCAGTCACCGTCACAGCCAGCACAGGTACAGGCACAGGTCCAGGTGCAGCCTCAGACACAGGTGGCATTACAAACACAGGACCAAGCGCCAGCTACTACATCCCCTGGAGCGTCAGCAGCGGCCGGCCGACCTCAAGGTGTCACACTTTCAGCAGTTTCACAGCAG GGGGAACCAAAGAGGATCACTCTGGTGCTACAGCAACCCTCGCAAGGTGGAGGCCAGGCTGGGACAATGACAGTTGGGGGAACTGCAGCTGCTGGGGTGGGTCAGCAGGGTCAGCAGCACAGGCTGGTGTTGAGCTCTCTGCCGGGGAAGTTGGTCCTGCAGGGAGGCCAGCTGGCAGCTCTCACCCAAGGCAAGATGGGTCAAACGGGTGCACAGCCGAAAGTACTCACCATTCAGCTGCAAGTTCAACAGCAGCCTAACCAACAGGGAGCCAAA TTTCAGTTGGTTTCTGGGGGAGCTAATGCTAGTGGCAGCCCTCAGGTGGTGCAGATTTCTCAAGGCCAAGGAGGACAAAGACTAGCAGTGCCTCTTAAACTATTGCTGCAGCCACAG TCACACACCGCTTCCAGTGCTGGTGGGGCCGTTTCTGTGGTTAAAGTTATCAATACCTTGGCTGCCGGCTCTGCGTCCAGCACCACAACTACAGCTGCGTCTTCCGGTGTGCGTTTGGCAAAGGTCCAGGAGCCCGTGCGAAGAGTGGAGACCCTGGGCAAACAGGAGAAAGCAAATCGCATTGTTGCTGAGGCCATCGCACGGGCCAAAGCCAGGGGTGAAAGGAACATCCCCCGTGTGCTTAACCAGGATGAACTGCCAGCCGGACAGACCTCTGCAGATCTAGATGATGTCGCAGGGGCTGGAGGAGCAAAAAAGAAAGGAGTAGGTGgtggtgggggagggggagggagCAAGAAGAAAAGCCCAAGTGCAGGAGTAGGGAAAGTGGTGGCGGGAGGAGACAAGAAATCCAAGGCAAAGACTCCAGGAGTGGTTTCTGGAGGCGGAGGCAGTAAAAGTAAATCCAAGACTAAGCTCAA CACCATCACTCTAGTGGGTGgtaagaaaaggaaaagaaatggATCCTCTGATCATTCAGATATAGATCTTAGCCCACCTGTTTCACCCCGCACACTGGAGGAGGAAATGTCACAG AAGCGACGTTCAAACCGTCAAGTGAAGAGGAAGAAGTACACGGAGGATTTGGACATTAAAATcacagatgatgaagatgaaatggACGCGGATGTTGATGTTACCACAGCTCCTGTGTCTGGTGCTGGGTATCTCCAGTCCATGGGAGCAGAACTCAGACAGGAACTGGATGGTGATGGTCTTCAAAGCATGCAGTTTTTTGTG GAGAACCCAAGTGAGGAGGATGCTGCTATTGTGGATAAAATATTATTGATGCGGGTGACCACAAAGGAG GTGTGTCCAGGGCAGTATACTAATGTGGAGGaattttttgtcaaatataaaAACTA TTCGTACATGCACTGTGAATGGGCCAGTCTTGAGCAGCTTCAAAGAGACAAGAGGATCCATCAGAAGCTGAAGAGATTCAAGACAAAACAGGCACAGATGAGGAACATATTTCAGGAG GATGAGGAACCTTTCAATCAAGACTATGTGGAAGTCGATCGTATTTTGGATGAGTCACATAGTGTCGATAAAGACAATGGGGAG CCGGTTGTGTACTACCTAGTGAAGTGGTGCTCTCTGCCCTATGAAGATGCTACTTGGGAGCTGAAGGAGGATGTTGATGGAGCAAAAGTAGAAGAATTCAGGAAGATTGAAAGCCGCCCGGCCCGACTCAAGAGAACT CCTcgacctgctgcaagtgcctggaAGAAGATAGATGAGTCCAGAGAGTATAAGAATGGGAACCAGCTCCGAGAGTACCAACTGGAGGGAGTCAACTGGCTGCTTTTCAACTGGTACAACAG GCAAAACTGCATCCTGGCAGATGAAATGGGTCTGGGAAAAACCATTCAGTCTATAGCCCTGCTGTCAGAGATGTTTGCTGCAGGGGTCCAGGGGCCGTTCCTCATCATCGCCCCTCTATCCACCATCACAAACTGGGAGAGAGAGTTTTGCACCTGGACAGATATGAATGCTATTGTTTACCACGGCAGTCTGGCCAGTAGACAGATGATCCAGCAATATGAAATGTACTGCAAAGATGACAAG GGACACTTAATACCAGGGGCCTATAAGTTTGATGCGCTCATCACAACTTTTGAGATGATTCTATCCGATTGCCCAGAGCTGAGGGAGATTTCTTGGCGCTGTGTAGTTATAGATGAAGCTCACCGTTTGAAGAACAGAAACTGCAAACTCCTTGACAGCCTCAAGATGCTTGACCAT GAGCATAAAGTGTTGTTGACCGGCACTCCACTTCAAAACACAGTAGAGGAGCTGTTCAGTCTGCTGCACTTTCTGGAACCGGCCCAGTTCCCCTCAGAGATCGAGTTTTTGCGAGAGTTTGGCGATCTTAAAACAGAGGAGCag GTCCAGAAACTGCAGTCAATTCTAAAGCCCATGATGCTGCGTAGATTGAAAGAAGATGTAGAAAAAAACCTTGCCCCAAAGCAAGAGACCATTATTGAG GTGGAGTTGACTGATGTACAGAAGAAGTATTACCGTGCTATTCTAGAACGTAACTTCAGCTTCCTTAGCATGGGAGCCACGCAAAACAGCAATGTACCCAATCTCCTCAACACAATGATGGAACTTCGAAAGTGCTGCAACCACCCGTACCTCATTACAG GTGCCGAGGAGAAGATAGTGGCTGAGCTGAGGGAGGTGTATGATCCTATGGCTCCAGACTTTCATCTCCAGGCTCTGGTGCGCTCTGCAGGGAAACTGGTTTTGCTGGATAAGCTGCTTCCTCGCCTTAAGGCTGGCGGGCACAAGGTGCTCATCTTCTCACAGATGGTGCGGTGCCTCGACATCCTTGAAGACTACCTCATACATAAGAG ATACCTGTATGAGCGCATTGACGGCCGGGTCAGAGGAAATCTGCGACAAGCGGCCATTGATCGCTTTAGTAAACCTGATTCAGATCGCTTTGTCTTCCTGCTTTGTACCCGGGCTGGAGGTTTGGGCATTAATCTGACTGCTGCTGACACCTGTGTTATTTTCGACTCGGACTGGAACCCACAGAATGATCTTCAA GCTCAGGCACGTTGTCATCGTATTGGTCAATCTAAAGCGGTGAAGGTGTATCGTCTCATCACCAGAAACTCCTATGAAAGGGAGATGCTGGACAAAGCGAGTCTTAAACTGGGACTTGATCGAGCTGTTCTGCAAAGCATGAGTGGAAATAAAGACAGCAGTGTTAACGGG ATCCAGCAGTTCTCAAAGAAGGAGATTGAGGATTTGCTTCGTAAAGGTGCTTACGCAGCCATTATGGACGAGAATGATGAGGGCAGCCGTTTCTGTGAGGAGGACATCGATCAGATACTTCAGAGAAGAGCAACTACTATCACTATAGAGAGTGAAGGTAAAGGATCCACCTTCTCCAAGGCCAGTTTTGTGGCGTCTGAGAACCGCACAGATATTGCTCTGGATGATCCTGAGTTTTGGCAGAAGTGGGCCACGAAAGCTGAGATAGACATGGACTCTTTCAACAGGAAG AATACTCTTGTGATTGACACACCAAGAATAAGGAAACAAACACGTCAGTATTCCACCCTGCGAGGAGAGGGTGGTGATCTTTCTGACTTGGACAGCGATGATGACTACACAGCCCATAATTCCCGACAATCTCGGGCCTCTCGGCGCTCAGACCGGCATTCTGGTGGTGGTTATGGGCGCACAGACTGCTTCAGAGTGGAAAAACACCTACTTGTTTATGG ATGGGGCCGCTGGCGGGATATACTGTCTCATGCTCGCTGTAAGAGGCGTCTCAGTGAACGTGACGTGGAAACCATCTGCCGTGTCATCCTGGTTTTCTGTCTGATACATTACCGTGGAGATGAGAACATCAAGAGCTTCATCTGGGAGCTAATCACCCCTCCAGAGAATGGACGAGAACCACAGGCTCTGCTTAATCACTCTG GCCTGTCCATCCCTGTCCCCCGTGGCAGGAAGGGGAAACGAGTGAAGGCTCAGAGCTCTTTTGATGTGCAGAAAGTTGAGTGGATCCGAAAATATAATCCTGACAGTCTTCTGCTTGATGACAGCTACCGAAAACACCTAAAACACCAGTGCAACAA AGTGTTGCTGAGAGTACGTATGCTGTATTACCTGAAACAGGAGGTCATTGGAGAACATGCTGATTCTGTTTTGAGAGGAGCTGATGCAAG GGATATTGATATCTGGTTGCCTGAAATGGAGCAGCAGGACGTTCCATCTGGCTGGTGGGACGCAGAAGCTGACCGATGCTTGCTTATTGGTGTCTATAAGCATG GATATGAGATGTACACCACCATGCGTGCTGACCCCTGCTTATGTTTTGTTGAGCGATGTGGCCGTCCAAATGAGCAGGACATTAATGCGGAGCAGCAAGCAGCAGACCGAGAGCTTGGGGAGGG AGGGGACTATGACAAGTACTCAGAAGATCCAGAATTCAAACCCGCGACAAGACACACCAAGGAGTTATATGAAGAG GGTGATTCGGTGAATGCAGACGGTGAGATCTGTGTGGAAGATCGCTCTGCCCCTGTGCAGGTTGAGGGGCCATCTTCGGGATCGTCAGATTTGTGTTACTGGCCAACAAGCTCGTCGCTCACAGCCAGACTTCGCCGTCTTATTACAGCCTACCAACGCAGTTACAGACGAGAGCAGCTTAAGATGGAGGCAGCAGAGAAGGGCGACCGTAGACGTAGACGCTGTGAACAAGCCACAAAACTCAAAGAGATAGCCCGACAAGAACGACAACAAAG GTGGACTCGTAGGGAAGAGTGTGATTTTTACAGGGTGGTATCAACTTTTGGGGTCGAAAGAATAAAGAAAGAGGCTAATGCGTCAGAAGGGGACAAGCATCATTTGGACTGGAATCGCTTCCGTTCTTTTGCTCGACTTGATAAGAAAACCGATGAGAGCTTGACACGTTACTTTAAGTGCTTCATGTCCATGTGTCGGAAAGTGTGTCACGTTCGGCCAGCACATGGAGAAG AATCTCAAGATTTGTCCCAGTCTCTGGCCCCCATCACAGAGGAACGAGCCACGCGCACACTCTACAGGGTCACCTTGCTGTGCCGGCTACGTGAGCGAGTTCTTCCCCACCCCTCGTTGGAGGAACGCCTCAGCCTGGCACCACCTTCCTCTGGCCTGCCCAGCTGGTGGAGCATCCCACAGCACGACCACGAGCTGCTCTTAGCCGCCGCTAGACATGGCATCATCCGCACAGAACTCTCAATCTTCTCTGACCCGCAGTACTCATTCAGTCAGAGCCGCCTCGACTACCTCCAGAACCAGCAAGCCCAAGCAGCTTTGCAGATTCAAACGTTAAATCAGTCCCAGGATCCCACCACTATCAAGGAGGAGAGCCTGGATGATGAGTCTCGGCTGCTGGGGGTGGAGGCCCTCTGTCCGTCAGACTCTCCAGCCATGCTTCTCTCTCATTCTGAGGGGAAAGTTGGAGTTCAAGCGGCATGGGGCTGGAAGAGCAAAAACAATGGTCCGagtgagagaaaaggagaaagagagagaggtgaaGGACAAACAGATTCGGATTCCGATTCAGACTCAGGCTCGTCTTCCTCCTCCCGTCATTCTGGCAGCTCTGATGATAGCGGAGACAGTGATGCTGAGAGAGAGCGAT CAGCAACTCTTAAGATGTGTGATGGTGATGAAGAAAACAGCATCCTCTCATTCACACCATCTCAAGAAGGCGCCGCACTCGAGTCCCTCACTGACCCTCTGAGAGTTGATTGGCCCAAAGACCGTGTGTTGATAAACCGAATAGAAAACCTTTGTTCGCTGGTTCTAACGGGGCACTGGCCTTCAGGTCGCCGCTACGTCTCTGACATACAGCTCAATGCTACATCTGAAGAGCACGACCTCGGAGATGGCCTTGGTTACCCCCGAGTGGCACGCAAAAGCAACAGTGCCCTGTCTGCAGATACTCATGAAGGCCAAGAATCAGAGTTTACAGTAAAACTCCTAAAG GAGGAGGGGCTGAAGTTGACATTTTCGAAGCAGGCTCTCATGCCAAATGGTGAAGGGAGTGCACGCAAAAAGAAAAAGGACCACGAG CTGGTAGATGCTGAAGGGGTTCTCCATGCTCCCCGTAGAAGGGACCTTCCTAACTGGCTCAAGGAAAACCCAGATTATGAAGTGGAGGGAGACATGTTAGAA TTACTGGTGAACCAGACcaaaaggaagaggaggaggaagagggtaGAGAAAGGAGCAGCACTTACCGGGAGTGAGAGAGTGAAGGTTATAGACTTCAGGACAGGAAAGAAG